In a genomic window of Cherax quadricarinatus isolate ZL_2023a unplaced genomic scaffold, ASM3850222v1 Contig1049, whole genome shotgun sequence:
- the LOC128686322 gene encoding uncharacterized protein, whose translation MEFVKGDILREIGHAAPSIETVIVAVRKDEIFEEISSTVEIVIDGGEGLEDSLYTGFFDGLDKDAVNLKIQNGEGFKMTFPKLKYVDVGIHRDVRDFLHHLLYIYPDIRSIMCDSEDWVLSKYSLNFPFASPSYLGAGPKSLQEKVVEYNLREMSFTSFCLCSKLHDNTRFKKLEHISLHLLRGPWKIKHTSENAELLSRISCQYLTIFVDVYMSNDDLLGLYTPSLQRVGSSLKILQFHLTNEVNVKVLCQLINMCQSLEELALVTSCERCEVEGEATDRIDLCQLTRLKCLSISSHYNVTDTLYLLSHKLICSSTNLTTLELELGGRIVTEWLMEIVTSGALAGLKIFHLNLPGYSFDKLIISNFFIPLISALPHLSCLMLGNVCYCIIQALRERYRWSKLTIISRTSSYVAFRSLTCRCC comes from the coding sequence ATGGAATTTGTTAAAGGGGATATTTTAAGGGAAATTGGACATGCTGCTCCTAGCATTGAAACAGTTATTGTTGCTGTCAGAAAAGATGAAATATTTGAGGAAATATCATCTACTGTTGAAATTGTGATTGATGGTGGGGAGGGTCTGGAAGATAGTTTATACACAGGCTTTTTTGATGGCCTAGACAAAGATGCTGTCAATCTTAAAATTCAGAATGGGGAAGGTTTTAAAATGACTTTCCCAAAATTAAAGTATGTAGATGTAGGAATTCATAGAGATGTACGGGACTTTTTGCATCACCTCTTATACATATACCCGGATATAAGAAGCATCATGTGTGATTCAGAAGACTGGGTTCTGAGCAAGTATTCTCTCAATTTTCCATTTGCATCACCTTCATATCTGGGTGCTGGTCCAAAGTCCTTACAAGAGAAAGTAGTCGAGTATAATCTTCGTGAAATGAGCTTTACGTCATTTTGCCTCTGTTCAAAATTACACGATAATACTAGATTCAAAAAGTTAGAGCACATTAGTTTACATTTGTTGAGAGGCCCATGGAAAATTAAACATACCAGTGAAAATGCAGAACTTCTTTCTCGAATTAGTTGCCAATATTTGACTATTTTTGTTGATGTTTACATGAGTAATGATGATTTATTAGGTTTATACACACCATCGCTGCAGAGAGTTGGATCATCTCTGAAAATATTACAGTTTCATCTTACTAATGAGGTGAATGTCAAGGTTTTATGTCAGCTCATCAATATGTGCCAGTCCTTAGAGGAGCTGGCACTTGTAACATCCTGTGAGAGATGTGAGGTTGAAGGTGAGGCCACTGACAGGATAGACCTTTGCCAGTTAACAAGGTTGAAATGTCTTAGTATCTCCAGTCACTACAATGTCACTGATACTCTGTACTTGTTGTCACACAAACTTATCTGTTCTTCAACAAATCTAACAACTTTGGAGCTTGAGCTTGGTGGGCGAATTGTAACAGAATGGCTGATGGAGATTGTCACAAGTGGGGCTCTGGCAGGACTGAAAATCTTTCATTTAAATTTGCCTGGTTACAGTTTTGATAAGTTGATAATAAGTAACTTTTTCATTCCTTTGATAAGTgctttacctcatctttcatgctTGATGCTgggcaatgtttgttactgcATTATCCAGGCATTAAGGGAAAGATACAGATGGTCAAAGTTGACAATCATTTCTAGGACTTCATcatatgtggcattcagaagtcTCACTTGCCGGTGCTGTTAG